The stretch of DNA ATTTGCGCCTGCTGTTCGGGCCCGAAGGCGTGCCATCGGGGCTGGTGGAAGACGCCCATGCCGCAGGCCTCAAGGTGCATGGCTGGACACTGCGCAAGGAAAACGCCTTCCTCCCACCAGTTCTGCGTCGCGGCACGGCGGAAAACGGCGTCGGCGATGTGCTGGGGATGGTCAATATCCTCAAGGCCCACGGGCTCGACGGCGTCTTCACCGACGATCCGGGGCGCGTGGCCGATGCGCTCGTGCAGTTGCAGGGTAACTGAGCTAGGGTGACTGCTTCGATGGGCCTGCCACCTATACCTATAGTCTAGCAATCAGTCTAACGATCCGCCCTACCCAGGCGACCATAAGCATAAATAAGAATAAGCAGGCCGCACTAAGATACGCCCTCCGGGTTAAGTAAGTTAAGTATGATTTCCAGAATTCAATAGCTTGATCAGTGAAAAACATAACAAATAAAAGAATGACACACAACGTTGATACAATAAATTCAATGATCTGTCGATCAAACATTGATAAATGCCTCAACTATATCGAAATCTATAGTTCTGTAAGCTATTTGTATGGCGTCTACAAACGAAAATGATCCAATGATAGCTGAACCATTATTCGTATGAATGAATACTATTGCCTTTGTGATCAAATCAATGCGCCAGTCTTACCGGCCGGAAGCATGTTTGCGCAGTTGCAGGGTAACTGACTGAGCCAGGGCGACTGCTTCGACGGGCCTGCCACCTATACCTACTGGCCAACAACATCGCTTACCCAGGTGACCTTAAGCACAATTAGGAGTAACCAGACCACAGGATGATACACTACAGAAATGATAAAATTAATAAATAATTTCCAGAATTTGTAAACTTGGTCAGTAAAAAATATAGAGAATAAAGCAATAGTGCAAAACAATAATACCATTAATTCAATGGTTGATAAATAAAACATTGATAAATACCTCGATATGTCGAAGTCTATAGCTTTGTGAATGATTTGTATGGTGTCTACAAAACGGAAACCCGATTATCCCCTTGACGCGAGTCAACCGAGTCACACATGCGTCAAGGGGATATTCGGGACTGAGTAAGGGTGAGTATTCCGTCGGGCCTGTCACCTATACTTGTCGATTCATGGCCGGCCTATCAATATGTCTCTGAATAACAGTGACATGAGTAACCAAAAACAAGCCGCAAAAAAAGACCCGGGCAGCCACAGATAATGGGCCAATTTCTCTGCGAGTTCAGAGAGTCGATCGAAATCAAACAGAAAGAATAAGAATGTCAAAGACAGTATTACTGTCATGAATCCAAGCATCACTATTTCTTTCGCTTATAACGTGCCATTATCGTTTAGAAATGGAGTGTCCCTGGATCTTCGCTGGAATGCCGCATTCAATGATCTCCGCATCATCGCGACGATCATAAGCCTCATCCGACAAGCCGCTCTTTCCTACCGGCCTAGTGGGCGGCCATGACTGTCCCATGCCCCTCTCTTCCACCTTGGCGGTATCGCCACCGCGACACCTTTCCGGTGACTCCTCGGCAGTCAGGGTCTGTGACCTCCGACATGCTTTGGAAGGAGACAGGTTGAAGCGAGAAATTCACTCCAACTCGTTAAATTCAAGTGAAAAAGTGGGGCTGCTGAGTTTTCCAGAACCCCCCAGTCGGTGTTCCACCCCGTTCCTTGCGCAATCAGTTCCGGCGCGCGGTGACGAGATAGTTGAGCGACAGGTCGCTCGACAGGTGCAGGCCCTTGCTCGGCGAGAAGGCGATGCCGGTCGGCTCGCCCATTTCCAGGCCGGCCTCGGCAAGCAATTCGCCCAATTCTTCAGGGGTGATGAAATCGTCCCAGTGGTGGGTTCCCTTGGGAATCAGGCCAAAGCCTTCCGCCGCGCCGATCATCAGCAGGCGCGAGGCAGGGGTGCGGTTGGGGGTCGAAAGGACCATCAGCCCCCCGGGGGCAAGCCGCGCGGCGAGCGCTGCGAGAAACGCGGGCTTGTCGGCGACATGCTCGACTACTTCCATCGCGGTGACGAGGTCGAACTGGCCGATATCGAGCGTGCCGATCTCTCCCGCCATGTAGCGGATATCGAGGCCACCGCCTTCGGCGTGGACAGCGGCGGCGGCGATGTTTTCAGGAGCGGCATCGACCCCGGTCACCTCTGCGCCCAGTCGAGCCAGCGGTTCGCACAGCAGCCCGGCACCGCAACCGACGTCGAGCGCACTCTTGCCCGCGAGCGGTTTGCGCGATGCAGCGTCGCCGCCCCAATGTCGGTCGATCGCGGCGCGCAGGAAGCCCAGCCGCACCGGATTGAGCTTGTGAAGCATGGCCGATGAGCCCTTGGGATCCCACCAGTCACGCGCCAGCTGGCCGAAATGCGCCGCCTCCTCGGGCCGGATCGTTTGGCCACCTGAAGATTTGCTTCGCGAGTGTGTTGTTGCATCGCCCATGCGCTCTGGCTAGCAGCCACCACTCGACCATTCCAGCACGGAGACGCTGACCTTGGCCCGCATCGTGATGAAATTCGGCGGTACATCGATGGCCGGGTCCGAGCGCATCCGCCGCGTGGCCAATATCGTGCGCAAGCAGCAGGCGCGCGGGCACGAGGTCGCGGTGGTCGTTTCCGCCATGGCGGGCGAGACCGATCGGCTGGTCAATTTCTGCCGCGAAGCCAATGCGCTCTACGATCCCGCAGAATATGACGTGGTCGTCGCCAGTGGCGAACAGGTCACTTCGGGCCTGCTCGCGCTCACGCTCCAGTCGCTCGGCTGCAAGGCGCGCAGCTGGCTGGGCTGGCAACTGCCGATCCACACGATCGAGGCGCATGCCAAGGCGCGCATCGATTCGATCGATGCCGATGCGCTGGTCGCCTCGATGCAACGCGGCGAGATTGCGGTGATCCCGGGCTTCCAGGGCCTTTCCGCCGATCATCGCGTAACCACGCTGGGCCGCGGCGGGTCGGACACCTCGGCAGTGGCTGTGGCGGCGGCGATCAAGGCCGACCGCTGCGACATCTATACCGACGTCGACGGCGTCTATACCACCGACCCGCGCATCGTCGCCAAGGCGAAGAAGCAGAAGGCGGTGACCTACGAGGAAATGCTCGAGCTCGCGAGCGTTGGGGCCAAGGTGCTCCAGACGCGCTCGGTCGGGCTTGCCATGAAAGAGGGCGTGCGGGTGCAGGTCCTCTCCAGCTTCGTCGGCGAGGATGCTATTCCTGCCGACGAGCTTCCGGGTACGATGATCGTCTCGGAAGAGGAAATGAACGAACTGGTGGAGAAGGGCGACATGGAACGCCAGCACGTAACCGGCATCGCGCATGACAAGAACGAGGCCAAGGTGATCCTCACCCGCGTGCCCGACAAGCCGGGCGCGGTGGCGCATATTTTCGACCCGCTGGCCAAGGCGGGGATCAACGTCGACATGATCATCCAGAACGTCGGGCGCGACAAGGGCGAGACCGACGTGACCTTCACCGTGCCGATGGCCGACTTGGCGCGCGCGCAGGCGCTGCTCGAGGA from Erythrobacter mangrovi encodes:
- the ubiG gene encoding bifunctional 2-polyprenyl-6-hydroxyphenol methylase/3-demethylubiquinol 3-O-methyltransferase UbiG gives rise to the protein MGDATTHSRSKSSGGQTIRPEEAAHFGQLARDWWDPKGSSAMLHKLNPVRLGFLRAAIDRHWGGDAASRKPLAGKSALDVGCGAGLLCEPLARLGAEVTGVDAAPENIAAAAVHAEGGGLDIRYMAGEIGTLDIGQFDLVTAMEVVEHVADKPAFLAALAARLAPGGLMVLSTPNRTPASRLLMIGAAEGFGLIPKGTHHWDDFITPEELGELLAEAGLEMGEPTGIAFSPSKGLHLSSDLSLNYLVTARRN
- a CDS encoding aspartate kinase, giving the protein MARIVMKFGGTSMAGSERIRRVANIVRKQQARGHEVAVVVSAMAGETDRLVNFCREANALYDPAEYDVVVASGEQVTSGLLALTLQSLGCKARSWLGWQLPIHTIEAHAKARIDSIDADALVASMQRGEIAVIPGFQGLSADHRVTTLGRGGSDTSAVAVAAAIKADRCDIYTDVDGVYTTDPRIVAKAKKQKAVTYEEMLELASVGAKVLQTRSVGLAMKEGVRVQVLSSFVGEDAIPADELPGTMIVSEEEMNELVEKGDMERQHVTGIAHDKNEAKVILTRVPDKPGAVAHIFDPLAKAGINVDMIIQNVGRDKGETDVTFTVPMADLARAQALLEDKRDEIGYNRLITDSKIAKISVVGVGMKSHAGVASTMFQALADRGINIQAITTSEIKVSVLIDEDETELAVRVLHTAYGLDAKEEAA